The Lichenihabitans psoromatis genome contains a region encoding:
- a CDS encoding DUF779 domain-containing protein, which translates to MVARVEITEKAAGVLERLKQQHGPLLFHQSGGCCDGSAPMCLPIGDFRVGPQDVLMGQIGACNFYMGAAQFDYWRHTQLIIDVVPGRGAGFSAEAPEGVRFLTRSRVFTDDEVTELDGLGEPPRGE; encoded by the coding sequence ATGGTTGCGCGGGTCGAGATCACGGAGAAAGCTGCGGGAGTCTTGGAACGCCTCAAGCAACAACACGGACCGCTGTTGTTTCATCAGTCGGGCGGATGCTGCGATGGCTCCGCCCCAATGTGTTTACCGATCGGCGATTTCCGCGTGGGACCGCAAGACGTGCTAATGGGCCAGATCGGCGCCTGTAACTTCTATATGGGCGCCGCGCAGTTCGACTACTGGCGACATACGCAGTTGATCATCGACGTCGTTCCAGGCCGCGGCGCCGGATTTTCGGCCGAAGCGCCGGAAGGCGTGCGGTTTCTCACCCGCAGCCGCGTTTTCACCGACGACGAGGTGACGGAACTCGATGGGCTGGGCGAGCCGCCACGAGGCGAATGA
- a CDS encoding response regulator transcription factor — MKPLPVALCLQSRLLRDGIALIIKEANYRLLASNSTLDELKATKFKVDSRFILLIAGQLDRASDMSMVAEIKQHFPNCLTVVLLDSCSDERRWQVERLDVAGVLLKSISSEALVASLKLIGLGEYVFGIPLAINTEKPVEKHVEWFGKQETDTGHRPIVKEGSTEIEAVDLSLGHARIAQSRIMGRSKLSDRELEILACLVAGNSNKVIARLCNISEATVKVHLKTILRKTEVVNRTQAAVWAINNVALNGAHSHSRLEVDEQA; from the coding sequence ATGAAACCTCTTCCCGTTGCTCTTTGCTTGCAGAGCCGCCTCCTTAGAGACGGCATCGCGCTTATTATTAAAGAAGCCAATTATCGTTTATTGGCTTCAAATTCGACCTTGGACGAACTCAAGGCGACGAAGTTTAAAGTCGATTCTCGCTTTATACTGCTGATCGCCGGCCAACTTGATCGCGCGTCAGACATGTCGATGGTGGCTGAGATCAAGCAGCATTTTCCGAACTGCTTGACCGTCGTGCTCCTTGATTCGTGTTCGGACGAGCGGCGCTGGCAGGTGGAGCGTCTTGACGTTGCAGGGGTCCTTCTCAAGTCGATTTCGAGCGAAGCGTTGGTCGCAAGCCTGAAGTTGATCGGTCTCGGTGAATATGTCTTTGGCATCCCGTTGGCCATCAACACTGAAAAGCCAGTCGAGAAGCATGTCGAGTGGTTTGGCAAACAAGAAACCGACACGGGCCACCGTCCGATCGTCAAAGAGGGTTCGACCGAAATCGAGGCGGTCGATCTGTCTTTGGGTCATGCGCGTATCGCGCAATCCAGAATCATGGGCCGCAGCAAGCTGTCGGATCGGGAGTTGGAGATTTTGGCCTGCTTGGTGGCCGGAAATTCCAACAAAGTCATCGCTCGGCTCTGTAACATCAGCGAAGCGACCGTGAAGGTCCATCTGAAGACCATTCTGCGGAAGACCGAAGTGGTCAACCGAACGCAGGCTGCCGTCTGGGCCATCAACAACGTGGCACTGAATGGCGCGCATTCCCACTCTCGGCTCGAGGTCGACGAGCAGGCGTAA
- a CDS encoding WecB/TagA/CpsF family glycosyltransferase: protein MSAVLGADHDRDRVITPPSTFDVLGVPVSAIDPDVAVATIEGWIDAGARQYVCIAGAHGVIESRDDPELLKSFQHAGLVTPDGTPLVWVAWLRGLSHVRRVYGPDLMLRMSGTSVRPGRRHFYFGGNDGVAERLRDVLTASNPGLQVVGCLTPPFRAVTPEEDAAMVAAINAARPDILWIGLSTPKQDLWMLRHRDQLQVPVTIGVGAAFDFLSGSKKQAPRFIRENGLEWAYRLCSEPRRLYGRYSKIVPRFLQVLATEWWHRSHMT, encoded by the coding sequence ATGTCGGCTGTTCTCGGAGCGGATCACGATCGTGATCGCGTCATCACCCCCCCTTCGACCTTTGACGTCCTCGGCGTTCCCGTCAGCGCGATCGACCCCGATGTCGCCGTGGCGACGATCGAGGGTTGGATCGACGCGGGAGCCAGGCAGTATGTGTGTATCGCGGGCGCCCATGGCGTCATCGAAAGCCGCGACGACCCCGAATTGCTAAAAAGCTTTCAGCACGCGGGGCTTGTGACGCCGGATGGAACGCCCCTGGTCTGGGTTGCCTGGTTGCGCGGCCTGTCCCATGTGCGGCGCGTCTATGGGCCCGACCTGATGCTGCGGATGAGCGGCACATCGGTTCGTCCCGGGCGGCGGCATTTCTATTTCGGCGGCAATGATGGCGTCGCCGAACGATTGCGCGACGTGCTCACGGCCAGCAATCCGGGCCTTCAGGTGGTGGGATGTCTCACGCCACCGTTCCGCGCCGTCACGCCGGAGGAGGATGCCGCCATGGTGGCGGCCATCAATGCGGCGCGGCCGGACATTCTTTGGATTGGGTTGAGCACGCCGAAACAAGACCTGTGGATGCTACGTCACCGGGATCAATTGCAGGTTCCCGTGACGATTGGTGTTGGTGCGGCCTTCGACTTCCTCTCGGGAAGCAAGAAGCAAGCGCCTCGCTTTATTCGCGAAAACGGCCTGGAATGGGCCTATCGCCTGTGTAGTGAGCCGCGTCGTCTCTACGGTCGCTACAGCAAGATCGTGCCCCGCTTCCTCCAGGTGTTGGCGACCGAATGGTGGCACCGGAGCCACATGACGTAG
- a CDS encoding UDP-glucuronic acid decarboxylase family protein → MGNIAMSNVLITGGAGFIGANLCERLLRNGDTVTCLDNFSTSNRENVAHLLGDPNFTLMIGDVRSTIRVDADTIYNLACPASPPKYQIDPVYTTETCVLGAINVLELARRTGARVFHASTSEVYGEPQCSPQPETYRGNVNPWGPRACYDEGKRCAEALFYDYSTKYGVDVRVARIFNTYGPRMHPDDGRVVSNFIVQALGGRPLTIYGDGMQTRSLCYVDDLLSGFEALMSGPSVPHPVNLGNPHELTILEIAELVIELVGRPATIRRLPLPQDDPTQRCPDIGVARSLLGWEPRVAVEDGLRRTVTYFAGQLAASQPRRDRIAEAAE, encoded by the coding sequence ATGGGAAATATCGCAATGTCCAATGTGCTGATAACCGGGGGGGCGGGGTTCATCGGCGCCAACCTGTGCGAACGCCTGCTTCGCAATGGCGACACCGTCACCTGTCTCGACAATTTCTCGACATCCAACCGGGAGAATGTCGCGCATCTCCTTGGCGACCCGAACTTTACCTTGATGATCGGCGATGTCCGATCGACGATCCGGGTTGACGCCGACACGATCTACAATCTCGCCTGTCCTGCGTCTCCGCCAAAATATCAAATCGACCCGGTCTATACGACCGAAACCTGCGTGCTTGGCGCCATCAATGTCTTGGAACTGGCGCGGCGAACCGGCGCGCGGGTCTTTCACGCCTCGACCAGCGAAGTCTATGGCGAGCCGCAATGCTCCCCGCAGCCGGAGACCTACCGCGGCAACGTCAATCCGTGGGGGCCACGCGCCTGCTACGACGAGGGCAAGCGCTGCGCCGAAGCGCTGTTTTACGACTACAGCACGAAATATGGCGTCGATGTGAGGGTCGCACGGATCTTCAACACCTATGGCCCGCGCATGCACCCGGACGATGGCCGCGTCGTCTCGAATTTCATCGTTCAGGCGCTCGGTGGCCGGCCACTGACGATCTACGGGGATGGCATGCAGACCCGGTCGCTTTGTTATGTCGACGATCTTTTGTCGGGCTTCGAGGCCTTGATGAGCGGCCCTTCCGTCCCGCATCCGGTCAACCTTGGAAACCCACACGAATTGACGATCCTCGAGATCGCCGAATTGGTGATCGAACTGGTAGGGCGCCCCGCCACGATCAGGCGCCTCCCGCTCCCGCAGGACGATCCGACTCAACGCTGCCCCGATATCGGCGTCGCCCGCTCCCTTCTTGGCTGGGAGCCGCGCGTGGCGGTGGAAGATGGTCTGCGGCGGACCGTCACCTATTTTGCCGGGCAGCTCGCAGCGTCTCAACCCCGGCGTGATCGTATCGCCGAAGCAGCGGAGTGA
- a CDS encoding right-handed parallel beta-helix repeat-containing protein, protein MAVASNDVFGPSAITKPSGAIDLPVGANYQQIIDDAGPGATFWFAGGVHNLTTPIVPLAGQTFLGAPGAVLDGSRTLTSFTEQNGLYVAGGQTQEGMRNDTAVTAPGAARGGYPETFFLDGKPLTPVASTADVKSGTFYLDYDTKQVYLGDNPAGHTVQAGIASAAFASTAANVTISNLTIQHFDSPVQQGAIQGGQNWTVENNEVASNFGVGIKVQDGSTIKDNYVHDNGEMGLGGSGANITVDHNDIASNGGWAGIDPNWEGGGEKFSQTSNLLVENNYSHDNHGPGLWTDIDNINTTYSGNLVVDNDGAGITHEISYAAKITGNTVEGNGATLKGEGSPWGAQIQIQNSQNVEVSDNKVDMSGGLNGIMLIQQDRGSGAYGEHTTTNNSVHDNTIVNSSGSGMTGGFADYDKQGLLDGSNSFANNTYNASGTTDNWRWGDETVGDTFAQYQKDSGQDQGSTISPILPNTATWLSDWNGGAGAPTDPGTAASTPVVTTTPTSGTSTPLASDPQPVLQDPPATSTGTTTTTAPDAASGGGTPPLIDPNQGSTSSGTETAGSGDQTSDGGATDPSDGTGATGGAIHHHGHHGHHWAVHVAAQG, encoded by the coding sequence ATGGCAGTCGCGAGCAACGATGTTTTTGGACCGAGTGCGATCACTAAGCCGTCAGGCGCGATCGACTTACCCGTGGGCGCAAACTACCAACAAATCATCGACGATGCCGGACCTGGCGCGACGTTCTGGTTCGCAGGCGGCGTTCACAATCTGACTACTCCGATCGTGCCGCTTGCTGGTCAAACCTTTCTCGGGGCTCCCGGTGCAGTCCTCGACGGATCACGGACGCTGACGTCCTTTACCGAGCAAAATGGCCTCTACGTCGCGGGTGGCCAGACTCAAGAGGGCATGCGGAACGATACCGCCGTCACAGCCCCCGGCGCTGCACGAGGCGGCTACCCGGAAACCTTTTTCCTCGACGGCAAGCCCCTGACACCGGTTGCCTCGACAGCCGACGTCAAGAGCGGAACCTTCTACCTCGATTACGATACGAAACAGGTCTATCTCGGTGATAACCCTGCCGGTCACACCGTGCAGGCGGGCATCGCCTCGGCCGCCTTTGCGTCCACGGCCGCCAATGTCACGATCAGCAACCTGACGATCCAGCATTTTGACTCACCGGTTCAACAGGGCGCGATCCAGGGCGGCCAGAACTGGACGGTCGAGAATAACGAGGTCGCCTCGAATTTCGGCGTCGGCATCAAGGTTCAGGACGGCAGCACCATCAAGGACAACTATGTCCACGACAATGGCGAGATGGGCCTTGGTGGAAGCGGCGCAAATATCACCGTCGATCATAACGACATCGCATCGAACGGCGGTTGGGCCGGCATCGACCCCAATTGGGAAGGGGGCGGTGAGAAATTCTCGCAGACCAGCAATCTCTTGGTCGAGAATAATTATTCCCACGACAATCATGGCCCCGGATTGTGGACCGATATCGACAATATCAATACGACCTATTCCGGCAATCTCGTCGTCGATAACGACGGCGCCGGCATCACGCATGAAATTTCCTATGCGGCAAAGATCACCGGCAATACGGTCGAAGGAAATGGGGCCACTCTGAAGGGTGAAGGCAGTCCTTGGGGCGCGCAGATCCAGATTCAGAATTCACAAAATGTCGAGGTCTCCGACAATAAAGTGGATATGTCGGGTGGCCTGAACGGGATCATGTTGATTCAACAGGATCGTGGCTCCGGCGCTTATGGCGAGCACACGACGACCAACAATTCCGTCCACGATAACACGATCGTCAACAGCAGTGGCTCCGGCATGACTGGCGGGTTTGCCGATTACGACAAACAGGGCCTGTTGGACGGCAGCAATAGCTTTGCCAACAACACCTATAACGCGTCGGGTACGACCGATAATTGGCGTTGGGGCGACGAGACCGTCGGCGATACGTTCGCTCAGTATCAGAAAGATTCGGGACAGGATCAGGGATCGACCATCAGCCCTATTCTTCCGAATACGGCGACCTGGCTGTCGGATTGGAATGGCGGCGCGGGCGCACCGACCGATCCGGGCACTGCCGCGTCCACGCCGGTCGTCACAACCACGCCCACCAGTGGCACCTCGACCCCGCTCGCATCGGACCCACAGCCTGTGCTGCAGGATCCGCCGGCCACCTCGACCGGTACCACCACCACCACCGCGCCCGACGCAGCGTCGGGAGGCGGGACCCCGCCGCTGATCGATCCGAACCAGGGGAGCACGTCGTCCGGAACGGAGACCGCGGGCAGCGGCGATCAAACGTCGGATGGCGGAGCGACGGACCCGAGCGACGGAACGGGAGCGACCGGTGGGGCGATCCACCATCACGGCCATCATGGTCACCATTGGGCGGTTCACGTCGCCGCGCAGGGGTGA
- a CDS encoding polysaccharide biosynthesis/export family protein, translating to MAALVGPHPARRFVMSVALAALTSGVLASAALADDPYYLSPGDRVGITVFDQPDLSGTYVVEPNGEIELPLLGPLNVTTLTSRELQAQLVARFSDGYLQHPVINVRLSELRPLTIVGEVRGAGRYAFIDGMTVETAMALAGGSLRITGEETAQRIELLRTDERLRALILTDLSQRVRKARLEAQVKNATTFTVQNNDPQNDETIKRLSAGEQGIFDAEVKSQASQVALLTQQMHSIEVDIQSFEQQVTLEKEQVDIIDHQVADVSGLLVNGLTRRSPVQDLQRERSRTQSSLSRVTGDLARAKSTLAEANLKLQDIGNAYRNRLAADLVNVQLTIDTTESALPLVREDLRLRKERLPFALKDDDNKALVLRVSRYRKGVMETFDADPSTPVRPGDILQVGTGSGGVMALPGRLSEPSAAAQDAAPPTFGRSSSADNPARTAMGNDLLSQR from the coding sequence GTGGCAGCCCTCGTTGGTCCACATCCGGCGCGGCGTTTCGTCATGTCGGTGGCCCTCGCGGCGCTGACCAGCGGCGTCCTTGCATCGGCGGCCTTGGCGGACGATCCTTATTATCTCTCGCCGGGCGACCGGGTCGGCATCACGGTGTTTGACCAGCCGGACCTTTCCGGGACCTATGTGGTCGAGCCCAACGGCGAGATCGAACTGCCTTTGCTCGGACCTTTGAACGTCACCACGCTCACGTCGCGGGAGTTGCAGGCGCAGCTTGTGGCCCGGTTTAGTGATGGCTACCTGCAACACCCCGTGATCAACGTGAGATTGTCAGAGTTGCGTCCCCTGACGATCGTCGGTGAGGTGCGCGGGGCCGGTCGTTACGCCTTCATCGATGGAATGACGGTCGAAACCGCGATGGCTTTGGCGGGCGGTAGCCTCAGGATCACGGGCGAGGAGACGGCTCAGCGGATCGAATTGCTCCGAACAGACGAGCGGCTTCGAGCCTTGATCCTGACGGATCTGTCGCAGCGTGTCCGAAAAGCGCGGCTCGAGGCGCAGGTCAAAAACGCCACAACGTTCACGGTTCAGAACAATGATCCGCAAAACGACGAGACCATCAAGCGTCTAAGCGCGGGCGAGCAAGGGATTTTCGACGCGGAGGTGAAATCTCAGGCGAGCCAAGTCGCGCTTCTGACTCAACAGATGCATTCGATCGAGGTCGATATCCAATCCTTCGAGCAACAGGTGACGCTCGAAAAGGAGCAGGTCGACATCATCGACCACCAAGTCGCCGATGTCAGTGGGCTTCTGGTCAACGGTCTGACGCGGCGTTCGCCGGTGCAGGACCTCCAGCGCGAACGGTCCCGAACCCAGTCGAGTTTATCGCGCGTGACGGGGGATCTGGCGCGGGCGAAATCGACCCTGGCCGAAGCCAACCTGAAGCTTCAGGATATCGGGAACGCCTATCGCAATCGGCTCGCGGCCGACCTCGTCAACGTCCAACTCACGATCGATACGACCGAAAGTGCTCTTCCTTTGGTGCGCGAGGATCTTCGCTTGCGGAAGGAACGCTTGCCCTTCGCGCTCAAGGACGACGACAACAAAGCGCTCGTGCTGCGGGTTTCCCGCTACCGCAAGGGCGTGATGGAAACCTTCGACGCCGACCCGAGCACGCCGGTTCGCCCCGGGGATATTCTGCAGGTCGGCACCGGATCCGGCGGTGTCATGGCTCTGCCCGGACGGCTGAGCGAACCGAGTGCAGCGGCACAAGATGCTGCGCCCCCAACGTTTGGCCGGTCGAGCAGCGCCGATAATCCGGCACGGACCGCGATGGGGAACGATCTCCTGAGCCAGCGCTGA
- a CDS encoding right-handed parallel beta-helix repeat-containing protein — protein sequence MRWTHASTTRFGAIATASLLFASATGVGSADTAPIPSDPAPPDVSQAGPRPIHCPSPAVRIEPGQSIQAVVDRQGPGTVFCIAAGRYRAQTIAPKDGQAFYGEAGAVLDGTLPLTDFRQVGNLWSVPSRAPPFEPLAKVSYRRCLTSVPLCEHPEVVWLDDVALVRVETRAALKPGSFLIDDAGRVVIADDPTGHQVSETAARYAFLSNHARDVVVSDFTVQRYGNPPQRGAIFDDQNRGSTGWTIQHNDVRENSGLGILTGPSSRILDNRVDHNGQLGISATLQNGLIDGNEISGNNTRGFDPGWEGGGLKAAVTTNLVIRRNVARRNHGPGLWCDIECHNTLYENNLVEDNDGAGIFHEISYAATIRNNISRRNGVADQSWYWGANILIAASQDVTVEHNLVVVSEGGTGIALIDQGRPRDNGGLYKTMGNRIEANVVRFTGSKDARMGGVSDVARGSPNDHMIENGHNLFTGNVYVVPPHCEVSFGWGRQTVDLPAFQALGQDVTSTVVTQNGG from the coding sequence ATGCGGTGGACTCACGCGTCGACGACCCGTTTTGGCGCCATTGCGACAGCGTCTTTGCTCTTCGCATCCGCCACGGGCGTCGGAAGCGCCGATACCGCACCTATTCCCAGCGACCCGGCTCCTCCAGATGTTTCGCAAGCCGGGCCCCGGCCTATCCATTGTCCGTCGCCGGCCGTCCGCATCGAGCCGGGTCAATCGATCCAGGCCGTCGTCGATCGGCAAGGTCCGGGAACGGTCTTCTGCATCGCGGCGGGCCGCTATCGCGCCCAAACGATTGCGCCCAAGGATGGCCAAGCTTTTTATGGCGAAGCCGGCGCGGTGCTCGACGGAACATTACCGCTCACCGACTTCCGGCAGGTCGGAAACCTCTGGTCGGTGCCCAGCAGGGCTCCGCCGTTCGAGCCGCTCGCCAAGGTCTCCTATCGAAGATGCCTGACCTCCGTGCCGCTCTGCGAACACCCGGAGGTCGTTTGGCTCGATGATGTCGCGCTCGTTCGTGTCGAGACGCGAGCGGCGCTGAAGCCAGGCAGCTTCCTGATCGACGATGCGGGCCGCGTCGTGATCGCCGATGATCCAACCGGGCATCAAGTGTCCGAGACGGCGGCACGCTACGCGTTTCTCAGTAACCATGCCCGCGATGTCGTCGTGTCCGATTTCACGGTCCAACGGTATGGAAACCCGCCGCAACGCGGGGCGATCTTCGACGACCAGAACCGTGGCTCGACGGGTTGGACGATCCAGCACAACGACGTGCGCGAGAATAGCGGGCTCGGCATTCTAACGGGTCCGAGCTCTCGCATCCTCGACAACCGCGTCGATCACAACGGCCAGCTCGGGATCAGCGCGACGCTGCAGAATGGTCTCATCGACGGCAACGAAATTTCTGGAAACAACACGAGGGGCTTCGATCCGGGCTGGGAGGGCGGCGGTCTAAAGGCGGCCGTCACCACCAATCTGGTGATCCGACGCAATGTCGCCCGTCGCAATCATGGCCCCGGTCTGTGGTGCGACATCGAATGCCACAACACGCTTTATGAAAACAACCTCGTCGAAGACAATGATGGCGCAGGCATCTTTCACGAGATCAGCTACGCGGCCACGATTCGCAACAACATCTCGCGACGCAACGGTGTCGCCGATCAGAGTTGGTATTGGGGCGCCAATATTCTGATCGCGGCCTCGCAGGATGTGACGGTCGAGCATAATCTCGTCGTTGTGTCGGAGGGAGGAACCGGCATCGCTCTGATCGATCAAGGCCGTCCGCGCGATAATGGAGGGCTCTACAAGACCATGGGAAACCGGATCGAAGCCAATGTGGTCCGTTTCACCGGGTCGAAGGACGCTCGCATGGGTGGGGTAAGCGACGTGGCTCGCGGTTCGCCGAATGATCACATGATCGAGAACGGGCATAACCTCTTTACCGGAAATGTTTACGTCGTGCCGCCTCACTGCGAGGTCTCTTTTGGTTGGGGTCGACAAACCGTCGATCTGCCGGCCTTTCAGGCTCTCGGGCAGGATGTGACCTCGACGGTCGTCACGCAAAACGGCGGCTGA
- a CDS encoding glycosyltransferase produces the protein MVPPNRCTYILCTVGREPIELDIFNHHDPFNHVYLTYWVRIFQWIEAATALSGLTFYVVWDFQQIPDLPSYGEHVVALLLLDEYCAMPHYLNRVRFVFKNYGFWPWLSPTLRGKSLVTMLKFMKDAVNWAGHYARAATRNRHLRPGPNRLVMPLGYARQTDVPVRRFDARRYVVSFLGSVEQRRYSPLSPQAWLGTPKSIARSVMVDGLQALAARMPNLVYLGSTESFDDSILSDGHRYSELMAETKICLAPRGSSVETYRFFEAMRQGCVIICDRLPPHWFYEQCPAIQIDDWHDLEETVDGLLADPGSLLGLHLKTLEWWNAICSEEAIAKIMASCLDPTFDPASPAAH, from the coding sequence ATGGTTCCACCCAACCGATGCACCTACATCCTTTGCACGGTTGGTCGCGAACCAATCGAACTCGACATTTTTAATCATCATGATCCTTTTAATCATGTCTATCTCACCTACTGGGTCCGGATTTTCCAGTGGATCGAAGCCGCGACTGCTCTCAGTGGTCTGACCTTCTACGTCGTTTGGGATTTTCAGCAGATCCCCGATTTGCCGTCTTATGGCGAGCATGTCGTCGCTCTTTTGTTACTCGACGAATATTGTGCAATGCCGCATTATCTCAATCGCGTGCGGTTCGTTTTCAAGAATTACGGATTTTGGCCGTGGCTCAGCCCGACGTTGCGTGGCAAGTCGCTCGTCACGATGCTGAAATTCATGAAAGATGCGGTGAATTGGGCCGGTCATTACGCCCGCGCCGCAACGCGGAATCGACATTTGCGACCGGGACCGAACCGGCTCGTGATGCCGCTCGGCTACGCCCGGCAGACCGATGTGCCGGTTCGACGCTTCGACGCGAGACGCTATGTCGTTTCGTTTCTCGGCAGCGTGGAACAGAGGCGATATAGTCCTCTATCGCCACAAGCCTGGCTGGGAACGCCGAAGAGTATCGCGCGGAGCGTGATGGTCGACGGTTTGCAGGCTTTGGCAGCCCGGATGCCGAACCTTGTTTATCTGGGCAGTACCGAATCATTCGACGACAGTATTTTGTCGGATGGGCACCGCTATTCCGAGCTGATGGCCGAAACGAAAATCTGTCTTGCCCCGCGCGGGTCCTCGGTCGAAACATATCGCTTCTTCGAAGCCATGCGACAGGGTTGCGTGATCATCTGCGATCGCCTCCCGCCACACTGGTTCTACGAACAATGTCCGGCGATCCAGATCGACGATTGGCATGATCTCGAAGAAACAGTCGATGGGTTGCTGGCCGATCCGGGTAGCCTTCTCGGCCTCCACCTCAAGACACTGGAATGGTGGAATGCGATCTGTTCGGAAGAGGCGATCGCCAAAATCATGGCATCTTGCCTTGATCCTACCTTTGACCCTGCTTCGCCTGCGGCCCATTAA
- a CDS encoding GNAT family N-acetyltransferase, which translates to MTDVLNTAERRDLEFVSVSLTLDRVDPFDRPRASLIQDPGEILDAWIDLHSRVTYAAFYQAPQWCAAWVAACAAAGRPEDVRIIAVYDFGRLVLIWPLAVRRLGPFSVLHALAEPATQYCDLLVEHSSKAADWIGIAWALVLAQPGVDLVHLRNVREGSELQRYGAHWLDGHRVATGVAPYLNLCAAADGSRRQRSGRSVNALRRHLKQLSKRGPVVFETVPPSGQVAALKLALALKHDWSKARGVRSAGYEHPANEATLLALASSGNFVMRQIRVGGKVTAIEIGATEKGHYYSMIQSYDASFSAHGPGRILLWRLFEDGDPEITTFDFLPPAQPHKTEWAAEAVPVHTYGVATSLKGHLVLGYFQHLKPRLKALYLKAPRFLQQVARDPRRALLDAANGVRGKLQFRFKAVKLTLDQTGVGGDGAARVAGLPHGSAIEPQG; encoded by the coding sequence ATGACCGATGTGCTAAACACCGCCGAGAGGCGCGATTTGGAGTTTGTGTCGGTGTCGCTGACGCTTGATCGTGTCGATCCGTTCGATCGGCCGCGCGCCTCTTTGATCCAAGACCCAGGTGAGATCCTCGACGCTTGGATCGATCTCCATTCTCGCGTGACCTATGCGGCCTTTTATCAGGCGCCGCAGTGGTGTGCCGCCTGGGTGGCGGCCTGTGCGGCGGCTGGCCGGCCGGAAGACGTGAGGATCATCGCGGTCTATGATTTCGGCCGCCTCGTCTTGATCTGGCCACTGGCGGTGCGGCGTCTGGGTCCTTTTTCGGTTTTGCACGCTCTGGCCGAGCCGGCGACGCAATATTGCGATCTGTTGGTCGAACATTCATCTAAGGCCGCCGATTGGATCGGCATCGCTTGGGCTTTGGTGCTGGCGCAGCCGGGTGTCGACCTCGTTCATCTCCGAAACGTCCGAGAAGGATCGGAGCTGCAGCGCTATGGGGCTCACTGGCTCGACGGGCACCGCGTGGCGACCGGCGTGGCGCCCTATCTCAACCTCTGCGCCGCTGCCGACGGCAGCCGTCGGCAGCGCAGTGGGCGAAGCGTGAACGCTCTTCGCCGCCACCTCAAGCAATTGAGCAAGCGTGGACCCGTCGTGTTCGAGACGGTCCCGCCCAGCGGCCAGGTCGCTGCCCTGAAGCTCGCGCTCGCATTGAAGCACGATTGGTCGAAGGCGCGCGGCGTGCGGAGCGCTGGCTATGAACATCCGGCGAACGAAGCCACGCTCCTGGCCCTCGCGAGCAGCGGCAATTTTGTCATGCGCCAGATTCGGGTCGGCGGAAAAGTCACGGCGATCGAGATCGGAGCCACTGAAAAAGGTCACTATTACTCGATGATCCAGAGCTACGACGCATCGTTTTCGGCCCATGGGCCAGGTCGAATTCTGCTGTGGCGGCTGTTCGAGGACGGCGACCCGGAGATTACGACATTCGACTTCCTGCCTCCGGCGCAGCCTCACAAGACCGAATGGGCGGCCGAAGCGGTGCCGGTCCACACCTATGGCGTCGCCACGAGCCTGAAGGGTCATCTTGTTCTTGGTTACTTCCAACATCTCAAGCCGCGCCTGAAAGCGCTTTACCTCAAAGCACCGCGATTTCTGCAACAAGTCGCACGTGATCCGCGCCGCGCATTGCTCGATGCTGCGAATGGCGTGCGAGGCAAGCTCCAGTTTCGCTTCAAGGCTGTAAAACTGACTCTCGACCAGACCGGCGTCGGCGGCGACGGTGCGGCGCGGGTCGCGGGCCTGCCGCACGGGTCGGCCATCGAGCCGCAAGGCTGA